The Halomicrobium salinisoli genome contains a region encoding:
- a CDS encoding HEAT repeat domain-containing protein codes for MRDDEAAADGPTDPRVSPERSPGFGDDGPADVEVSREDVAIGEASPRELAATDVTPIADDDARDHVERLECGDAVERQRAALALAEADPEPAVVEALAAAGLRDDDADVRQFAVEALAKVEGERAERAARAVADDRDPWVRAEAVVALDRLDREAHADRIEAALADDHHAVRRNALVSVFKRRGEDALGPLLDAVDDESERVREWAAHLLAGVDDDRARAALRAVAADESERRIVRETAARALDADPRRFRRQFTGAADGGDAAGARADRLNRRPDL; via the coding sequence ATGCGTGACGACGAAGCGGCCGCCGACGGGCCGACCGACCCGCGCGTCAGCCCCGAGCGGAGCCCGGGGTTCGGCGACGACGGCCCGGCGGACGTCGAGGTGAGCCGCGAGGACGTCGCCATCGGCGAGGCGTCCCCTCGCGAACTCGCAGCGACGGACGTCACGCCCATCGCGGACGACGACGCGCGCGACCACGTCGAGCGTCTCGAGTGCGGCGACGCCGTCGAGCGCCAGCGTGCCGCCCTCGCGCTGGCCGAGGCGGACCCCGAACCAGCGGTCGTCGAGGCGCTCGCCGCCGCCGGCCTCCGGGACGACGACGCCGACGTGCGGCAGTTCGCCGTCGAGGCGCTGGCGAAGGTCGAGGGCGAGCGCGCCGAGCGGGCGGCCCGGGCCGTCGCCGACGACCGCGACCCCTGGGTGCGTGCGGAGGCGGTCGTCGCCCTCGACCGGCTCGACCGCGAGGCCCACGCCGACCGGATCGAGGCCGCGCTGGCCGACGACCACCACGCCGTCCGCCGGAACGCGCTCGTCTCGGTCTTCAAGCGCCGCGGCGAGGACGCGCTCGGTCCGCTGCTGGACGCCGTCGACGACGAGAGCGAGCGGGTCCGGGAGTGGGCCGCCCACCTGCTCGCGGGCGTCGACGACGACCGCGCCCGGGCTGCGCTGCGCGCGGTGGCCGCCGACGAGTCCGAACGGCGGATCGTCCGGGAGACGGCGGCGCGGGCGCTGGACGCCGATCCCCGCCGCTTCCGCCGGCAGTTCACCGGCGCCGCCGACGGCGGCGACGCGGCCGGCGCCCGCGCCGATCGACTGAACCGCCGGCCGGACCTCTGA
- a CDS encoding pyridoxamine 5'-phosphate oxidase family protein, with amino-acid sequence MSREIGSELDDYETEEFLKDRGLGVLGFARDGQAYTIPIAFAYDDAGGRCVFRFLMGEDSLKREFVAATDVASLTAYEWRKRTDWKSVVARGPIRRIPDDELAEAAALFSDVGEESALEVFNKPVSDYETVWCELDVGELTARGRFPGVKRTKG; translated from the coding sequence ATGTCTCGTGAGATCGGCTCGGAGCTCGACGACTACGAGACCGAGGAATTCCTGAAAGACCGCGGGCTCGGCGTCCTGGGATTCGCGAGGGACGGGCAGGCCTACACGATCCCCATCGCGTTCGCGTACGACGACGCGGGCGGCCGCTGCGTCTTCCGGTTTCTCATGGGCGAGGACAGCCTGAAACGCGAGTTCGTCGCCGCGACTGACGTCGCGAGCCTCACGGCCTACGAGTGGCGCAAGCGGACCGACTGGAAGAGCGTGGTCGCCAGGGGTCCGATCCGTCGGATCCCCGACGACGAACTGGCCGAGGCCGCGGCGCTGTTCTCCGACGTCGGCGAGGAATCGGCGCTCGAGGTGTTCAACAAACCCGTCTCGGACTACGAGACGGTCTGGTGCGAACTCGACGTGGGAGAGCTCACCGCTCGCGGTCGGTTCCCGGGCGTGAAGCGAACGAAGGGGTGA
- a CDS encoding DUF7557 family protein yields MSRTIEIDDELEQRLDDHREEDESYEEFIETLVSMYETEGAFLQEGYSE; encoded by the coding sequence ATGAGCCGCACGATCGAGATCGACGACGAACTCGAGCAGCGCCTGGACGATCACCGCGAGGAGGACGAGTCCTACGAGGAGTTCATCGAGACGCTGGTCTCCATGTACGAGACCGAGGGGGCGTTCCTGCAGGAAGGGTACTCGGAGTGA
- a CDS encoding permease: MQATAIGGVLEALRIGVGFLWTAAWAIIMGLTITSLVQVYVSKERMAGVLGDGDLSGLARATAFGAASSGCSFGAVAIGKGLFKKGAHAVNFLAFMFASTNLIVELGLMILLLLGWEFLLAELLGGVVLIAVMAVIVHLTLPENLFDDVRETLAERDRDAGVTEDPTCGMEGSDEYTLTTDGGETLRFCSEGCLETYRQQTASSGGWREELLSWGGWYRIANQYRKEWSMIWTDVVAGFLISGFVIVFVPQWVWNALFVQGDGLLVTAENAIMGVTIAVLSFVGSMGNVPFAVALWGGGISFAGVIAFVYADLITIPVLNVYRKYYGWKVMLYILGVFFVTMAFTGFLMELLFDALGIVPDLAGGETATEQTYFELNYTFYLNLVAFGLSGFLLFVYRRGLGAPGQYRDPVCGMRTDDSEPAATRDGETYYFCSRTCREAFEENPDEYATGRPMVTEGHDH, translated from the coding sequence ATGCAGGCGACAGCAATCGGGGGAGTGCTCGAGGCGCTCCGAATCGGTGTCGGATTTCTCTGGACAGCGGCGTGGGCGATCATCATGGGCCTCACGATCACGAGTCTCGTCCAGGTCTACGTCTCCAAGGAGCGGATGGCGGGGGTCCTGGGCGACGGTGACCTGAGCGGCCTCGCCAGGGCGACCGCGTTCGGGGCGGCGAGCAGTGGCTGCAGTTTCGGGGCCGTCGCCATCGGGAAGGGACTGTTCAAGAAGGGCGCCCACGCGGTGAACTTCCTCGCGTTCATGTTCGCCTCGACGAACCTCATCGTCGAGCTCGGGCTGATGATCCTGCTGCTGCTGGGCTGGGAGTTCCTGCTCGCGGAACTGCTCGGCGGCGTCGTTCTCATCGCCGTCATGGCGGTCATCGTCCACCTCACGCTCCCCGAGAACCTCTTCGACGACGTTCGGGAAACGCTCGCCGAGCGCGACCGGGACGCGGGCGTTACGGAAGACCCCACCTGCGGGATGGAAGGCAGCGACGAGTACACGCTCACGACAGACGGCGGTGAAACGCTGCGGTTCTGTTCGGAGGGCTGTCTGGAGACCTACCGCCAGCAGACGGCGAGCAGCGGGGGGTGGCGCGAGGAGCTGCTGTCGTGGGGCGGCTGGTACAGGATCGCCAATCAGTACCGCAAGGAGTGGTCGATGATCTGGACGGACGTCGTCGCGGGCTTTCTCATCTCCGGGTTCGTCATCGTCTTCGTCCCGCAGTGGGTCTGGAACGCCCTGTTCGTCCAGGGCGACGGCCTGCTCGTGACCGCCGAGAACGCGATCATGGGCGTTACCATCGCCGTCCTCAGCTTCGTCGGCAGCATGGGCAACGTCCCGTTCGCCGTCGCGCTCTGGGGCGGCGGCATCAGCTTCGCCGGCGTCATCGCGTTCGTCTACGCCGACCTCATCACGATTCCCGTGTTGAACGTCTATCGGAAGTACTACGGCTGGAAGGTCATGCTGTACATCCTCGGCGTCTTCTTCGTGACGATGGCGTTCACGGGCTTCCTCATGGAACTGCTGTTCGACGCCCTCGGCATCGTCCCCGACCTGGCCGGTGGCGAGACGGCGACCGAGCAGACGTACTTCGAGCTCAACTACACGTTCTACCTCAATCTCGTCGCCTTCGGCCTCTCCGGCTTTCTGCTGTTCGTCTATCGGCGGGGACTCGGCGCACCCGGACAGTATCGCGATCCGGTGTGTGGCATGCGGACCGACGACAGCGAGCCGGCGGCGACGCGAGACGGCGAGACGTACTACTTCTGCTCACGGACCTGCAGGGAGGCCTTCGAGGAGAATCCAGACGAATACGCCACCGGACGCCCGATGGTGACGGAAGGCCACGACCACTGA
- a CDS encoding DoxX family protein produces the protein MSYQAANPLAEDFDVELGGAWTAYWLAIVRVITGWWFFHAGVTKLIEDGLAYSYGPMYLQEMTGTALGPIPVWMGENLGWAIQALVPLGETFIGLALMAGVLVRLASAFGAFFMTLFWVGNAGFGHGLVNSDLMGLLLFLTMIVLATGRYYGLDAIIEKMEFVKQRPRLRYLLG, from the coding sequence ATGTCCTACCAAGCGGCCAACCCCCTGGCGGAAGACTTCGACGTCGAGCTGGGCGGGGCCTGGACGGCCTACTGGCTGGCGATTGTGCGCGTGATCACCGGCTGGTGGTTCTTCCACGCCGGCGTGACGAAGCTCATCGAGGACGGGCTGGCGTACAGCTACGGACCGATGTACCTTCAGGAGATGACGGGCACGGCGCTGGGCCCCATCCCGGTGTGGATGGGCGAGAACCTGGGCTGGGCGATCCAGGCGCTGGTCCCGCTGGGCGAGACGTTCATCGGGCTGGCGCTGATGGCCGGCGTGCTGGTCAGGCTGGCCTCCGCCTTCGGCGCGTTCTTCATGACCCTGTTCTGGGTCGGGAACGCCGGGTTCGGCCACGGCCTGGTCAACAGCGACCTGATGGGACTGCTGCTGTTCCTGACGATGATCGTGCTGGCCACCGGCCGCTACTACGGCCTCGACGCGATCATCGAGAAGATGGAGTTCGTCAAACAGCGTCCGCGGCTGCGGTACCTGCTGGGCTAA
- a CDS encoding molecular chaperone TorD family protein: MSDARPDGAADPPASVDADAAARGALYALVARGMTDPDPELYDALASGALDDECRRLLDRTTLQIAPPDLTTDEDRETVSARFNDLFVVGHAADGDGANGTVDADGPAVSLYESRYRSDASWNDVNLDLARAYDYFGLAVDEERREHHDHLRLELEFAGYLCRREAAVDADGAASGASRPPAEHPADGAARARLDFLDRHLVVLADGVADALAAEPGTGVFGELTDFCRRLVEADANDLADRLEGDR; this comes from the coding sequence GTGAGCGACGCTCGTCCGGACGGGGCCGCCGACCCGCCCGCGAGCGTCGACGCCGACGCCGCCGCGCGGGGCGCCCTCTACGCGCTCGTCGCCCGCGGGATGACCGATCCGGACCCGGAGCTGTACGACGCGCTCGCGTCGGGCGCGCTCGACGACGAGTGCCGGCGGCTGCTGGACCGGACGACCCTCCAGATAGCGCCGCCGGACCTCACCACCGACGAGGACCGCGAGACTGTCAGCGCGCGGTTCAACGACCTCTTCGTGGTCGGTCACGCCGCCGACGGGGACGGCGCCAACGGGACCGTCGACGCCGACGGTCCCGCGGTCTCGCTCTACGAGTCGCGCTACCGCTCCGACGCTTCGTGGAACGACGTGAACCTCGACCTGGCGCGGGCGTACGACTACTTCGGCCTCGCCGTCGACGAGGAGCGCCGCGAGCACCACGACCACCTCCGCCTCGAGCTGGAGTTCGCGGGCTACCTCTGCCGGCGCGAGGCGGCCGTCGACGCCGACGGTGCGGCCAGCGGAGCGAGCCGACCCCCGGCGGAGCACCCCGCCGACGGCGCCGCGCGGGCGCGGCTGGACTTCCTCGACCGTCACCTGGTCGTGCTCGCGGACGGCGTCGCCGACGCCCTCGCCGCGGAGCCCGGCACGGGCGTGTTCGGGGAGTTGACCGACTTCTGTCGCCGGCTGGTCGAGGCCGACGCGAACGACCTCGCCGACCGACTGGAGGGGGACCGATGA
- a CDS encoding universal stress protein: MYRVLIPVDTDPDRARAQARYVAALPASAEAIEAVVLFVFDGSARDADVPEEIAEFAGDPTRITAVRRAVEYLDERGVATEVIEGSADAAERILAEAEERDVDSVVMGGRKRSPIEQSLFGSVTQSVVRNTDRPVVVTGGSTA; encoded by the coding sequence ATGTATCGAGTACTGATACCGGTCGACACGGACCCGGACCGGGCCCGCGCCCAGGCGCGGTACGTCGCGGCGCTGCCGGCGTCGGCGGAGGCGATCGAGGCGGTCGTCCTGTTCGTGTTCGACGGGAGCGCGCGGGACGCCGACGTTCCCGAGGAGATCGCGGAGTTCGCGGGCGATCCGACCAGGATCACCGCCGTCAGGCGGGCGGTCGAGTACCTCGACGAGCGGGGCGTCGCCACCGAGGTGATCGAGGGGAGCGCGGACGCGGCCGAGCGGATCCTGGCGGAGGCGGAGGAGCGGGACGTCGACAGCGTCGTCATGGGCGGCCGGAAGCGTTCCCCCATCGAGCAGAGCCTCTTCGGCAGCGTCACCCAGTCGGTCGTCCGGAACACCGACCGCCCAGTGGTCGTCACCGGCGGATCGACTGCCTGA
- a CDS encoding SHOCT domain-containing protein, with translation MSETTDDARLVTILLVIVGAFVVVPMLGMGSGMMGFGPMMGGGMWGDGAMPWWLFVVGIAMQLLFLAALVGGGYLLYRAVAGEEGDSDPALEELRLAYARGELTDDEYEQRRAALERDADRR, from the coding sequence ATGTCAGAAACCACGGACGACGCGCGGCTGGTAACGATTCTCCTCGTCATCGTCGGCGCGTTCGTCGTCGTTCCGATGCTCGGCATGGGCTCCGGGATGATGGGATTCGGGCCGATGATGGGCGGTGGAATGTGGGGCGACGGAGCGATGCCCTGGTGGCTGTTCGTCGTCGGAATCGCGATGCAGCTCCTGTTCCTCGCCGCCCTCGTCGGCGGTGGCTACCTCCTCTATCGAGCGGTAGCGGGGGAGGAGGGCGATTCCGACCCGGCGCTCGAGGAACTCCGGCTCGCGTACGCCCGCGGCGAGCTGACCGACGACGAATACGAGCAGCGCAGAGCGGCGCTCGAACGCGACGCGGACCGACGATGA
- a CDS encoding pyridoxamine 5'-phosphate oxidase family protein, with amino-acid sequence MPEDTPIEMDEEERDEFLGNGGTGVLSLSTPDDDPPHAVPVSYGYDQTESTFYFRLAAGESKGDLDGRPVVFVVHGDGDDRWRSVVARGHLEDVDNEDIATETLDGLDHVDIPLVDIFHAPTREVDFEFHRLVPDELTARIESETIRE; translated from the coding sequence ATGCCAGAAGATACCCCCATCGAGATGGACGAGGAAGAGCGCGACGAGTTCCTCGGGAACGGCGGGACCGGCGTGCTCTCGCTGTCGACGCCGGACGACGACCCGCCGCACGCGGTACCGGTGTCCTACGGATACGACCAGACGGAATCGACCTTCTACTTCCGGCTCGCCGCCGGGGAGTCCAAGGGCGACCTCGACGGTCGACCGGTGGTCTTCGTCGTTCACGGCGACGGCGACGACCGCTGGCGGAGCGTCGTCGCGCGAGGCCACCTCGAGGACGTCGACAACGAGGACATCGCCACGGAGACGCTGGACGGCCTCGATCACGTGGACATCCCGCTCGTGGACATCTTCCACGCGCCGACGCGCGAGGTCGACTTCGAGTTCCACCGGCTCGTGCCCGACGAACTGACCGCGCGGATCGAGTCCGAGACGATTCGGGAGTGA
- a CDS encoding pyridoxamine 5'-phosphate oxidase family protein, translated as MTLHELEGFGVSRMADGEMRDFLTNRGVGVLGLPADGEPYMLPMSFGFDGEDCLYFTFVATDGSRKERLSERGDDAAFLVFDAPSRFMWESVLLSGAVSPVPESEWDDLGDALGNAWRPKLFEQNDLAADVTVYRFRIADRVGYKQNGLPPGFEPAQSGEST; from the coding sequence ATGACACTCCACGAACTCGAGGGGTTCGGCGTGTCCCGGATGGCCGACGGGGAGATGCGGGACTTCCTGACGAACCGGGGGGTCGGCGTGCTCGGGTTGCCGGCGGACGGTGAGCCGTACATGCTCCCGATGTCGTTCGGGTTCGACGGCGAGGACTGCCTCTACTTCACGTTCGTCGCGACCGACGGGAGCCGGAAGGAACGCCTCAGCGAGCGCGGCGACGACGCGGCGTTCCTGGTGTTCGACGCGCCGTCGCGGTTCATGTGGGAGAGCGTGCTCCTCTCTGGCGCGGTCTCGCCCGTTCCGGAATCGGAGTGGGACGACCTCGGGGACGCGCTCGGGAACGCCTGGCGGCCGAAACTCTTCGAACAGAACGACCTGGCGGCGGACGTCACGGTCTACCGTTTTCGGATCGCGGACCGCGTCGGCTACAAGCAGAACGGGTTGCCGCCGGGATTCGAGCCGGCACAGTCGGGGGAATCGACGTGA
- a CDS encoding universal stress protein gives MYDTILVPTDGSEPADAAIEMALALADRFDASLRAINVVEFARLSKEVEGGTSRRITELAEPILASITERAADRGVSVSTDIVETTDAVHRAIVDDADDHDADLVVMGTHGRTGLDRIALGSVTERTLRVSPVPVLTVSDDASADPGLDSVLVATDGSDGANAAADHAIALCAATGAALRVVHVVNLTPLWGSAGSAAILDALEEFGQRAVDDVIRRAEAAGVRSTEASVLSGTPARGIVDDADDHDVDLIVMGTHGRTGLDRYLLGSVTEHVVRLSDRPVLTLRAPNDD, from the coding sequence ATGTACGATACCATCCTGGTACCGACGGACGGCAGCGAACCCGCGGACGCGGCGATCGAGATGGCGCTGGCGCTCGCCGACCGCTTCGACGCGTCGCTCCGCGCGATCAACGTCGTCGAGTTCGCGAGACTCTCGAAGGAGGTCGAGGGCGGGACCAGTCGTCGGATCACCGAGCTCGCGGAGCCGATCCTGGCGTCGATCACAGAGCGGGCGGCCGACCGCGGGGTGTCTGTGTCGACGGACATCGTGGAGACGACCGATGCCGTTCACCGGGCGATCGTCGACGACGCCGACGACCACGACGCCGACCTCGTCGTGATGGGGACCCACGGCCGGACCGGCCTGGATCGCATCGCGCTCGGCAGCGTCACCGAGCGGACGCTGCGCGTCTCGCCGGTGCCCGTCCTCACCGTGTCGGATGACGCGAGCGCCGATCCGGGCCTCGACTCGGTGCTGGTGGCGACCGACGGGAGCGACGGGGCGAACGCCGCGGCCGACCACGCGATCGCCCTCTGCGCGGCGACCGGCGCGGCGTTGCGCGTCGTCCACGTCGTGAACCTCACTCCCCTCTGGGGGAGCGCCGGGAGCGCCGCGATCCTCGACGCGCTGGAGGAGTTCGGGCAGCGCGCCGTCGACGACGTGATCCGCCGCGCCGAAGCGGCCGGCGTGCGGTCCACCGAGGCGTCGGTGCTCAGCGGGACGCCGGCCCGGGGAATCGTCGACGACGCCGACGACCACGACGTGGACCTGATCGTCATGGGGACCCACGGCCGGACCGGCCTGGACCGGTACCTGCTCGGTAGCGTCACCGAACACGTCGTTCGCCTGTCGGACCGGCCGGTACTGACGCTCCGCGCGCCGAACGATGACTGA
- a CDS encoding ethylbenzene dehydrogenase-related protein yields the protein MRERSADRAWLTVVAVVALAVAGAAVVPALTDARPANEVPVGEVDAAADPTAESWSAVPSADLALASAPSGVPQASNVSAERARVRAATNGSHVFVRVSWDDPTVDRNAASPRRFADAVAVQFPANASAHPPIAMGGPENRVNVWYWRAGGSTEELLAGGAGSTTPFADRAVDAAAARENGTWHVTFVREAGLDGNRTAFAGDRDVDVAVAVWNGSNGERAGRKAVSEWHYLATGPGPQGPPYETILWTVAGLAILFVTLVTVEGVRRTRGERA from the coding sequence ATGCGTGAGCGCAGCGCCGACCGCGCCTGGCTGACCGTCGTCGCCGTCGTCGCGCTCGCGGTGGCGGGCGCGGCGGTCGTGCCGGCGCTGACCGACGCCCGGCCGGCCAACGAGGTGCCGGTCGGCGAGGTCGACGCGGCGGCGGACCCGACGGCGGAGTCGTGGTCGGCGGTGCCGAGCGCCGACCTGGCGCTGGCCAGCGCGCCCAGCGGGGTGCCTCAGGCGAGCAACGTCTCCGCGGAGCGGGCGCGGGTCCGGGCGGCGACCAACGGCTCGCACGTCTTCGTGCGGGTGTCCTGGGACGATCCGACGGTCGACCGGAACGCCGCGTCGCCCCGCCGGTTCGCCGACGCCGTGGCCGTGCAGTTCCCGGCGAACGCGAGCGCGCACCCGCCGATCGCCATGGGCGGCCCGGAAAACCGGGTGAACGTCTGGTACTGGCGGGCCGGCGGGTCGACGGAGGAACTGCTCGCCGGCGGCGCCGGCTCGACGACGCCGTTCGCGGACCGCGCCGTCGACGCCGCGGCGGCCCGCGAGAACGGCACGTGGCACGTCACGTTCGTCCGCGAGGCCGGGCTCGACGGCAACCGGACGGCCTTCGCCGGGGACCGCGACGTCGACGTGGCCGTCGCCGTCTGGAACGGCTCGAACGGCGAGCGCGCCGGCCGCAAGGCCGTCAGCGAGTGGCACTACCTCGCGACGGGACCCGGGCCGCAGGGACCGCCCTACGAGACCATCCTGTGGACGGTCGCCGGGCTGGCCATCCTGTTCGTGACCCTGGTCACCGTCGAGGGCGTCCGCCGAACGCGGGGTGAGCGGGCGTGA
- a CDS encoding universal stress protein yields the protein MYDRILLSTDGTVASERAAAHALDLAAAHGADLHVLYVVDEDVVTAYSGDEYVDEAEGPEHGLEEHGEETLADLRRRASEAGVDVETAMRHGRPAEAIVAYADDHDADVLVLGTKRRPDEYRALLGSVTDRVLRLTTRPATVVKTEVSE from the coding sequence ATGTACGACCGGATCCTGCTATCGACGGACGGCACGGTCGCGTCGGAACGAGCAGCGGCCCACGCGCTCGACCTCGCAGCCGCGCACGGCGCCGACCTCCACGTGCTCTACGTCGTCGACGAGGACGTCGTGACTGCCTACAGCGGCGACGAGTACGTCGACGAAGCCGAAGGGCCCGAGCACGGCCTCGAGGAACACGGTGAGGAGACGCTCGCGGACCTCCGTCGTCGAGCCTCGGAGGCCGGCGTCGACGTCGAGACGGCGATGCGCCACGGCCGCCCCGCCGAGGCCATCGTGGCGTACGCGGACGACCACGACGCGGACGTGCTCGTGCTCGGAACCAAACGCCGGCCGGACGAATACCGCGCCCTGCTCGGGAGCGTCACCGACCGCGTGCTCCGGTTGACCACCCGACCGGCGACCGTCGTGAAGACCGAGGTCAGCGAGTAG
- a CDS encoding DUF2267 domain-containing protein — MDFDEFTGQVQHRLDLANTGETVRAIRATLSTLGQRIPEGNAEDLAASLPMEIKWYPTGAVHEHGQRFDWPEFVERVSEIESVDRPEAAYHARVVVDLVADVVPDSDFRQLRDQLPESDDEEGWGNLFEVVDAGGWRESEGDQAGSDQPSG; from the coding sequence ATGGACTTCGACGAGTTCACCGGGCAGGTCCAGCACCGTCTCGACCTCGCGAACACGGGCGAAACAGTGCGGGCGATCCGCGCGACGCTCTCGACGCTGGGGCAACGGATTCCCGAGGGGAACGCGGAGGACCTCGCGGCGTCGCTGCCGATGGAGATCAAGTGGTACCCGACCGGCGCGGTCCACGAGCACGGACAGCGATTCGACTGGCCGGAGTTCGTCGAGCGCGTCAGCGAGATCGAGAGCGTCGACCGACCGGAGGCGGCCTACCACGCCCGCGTCGTCGTGGACCTCGTGGCCGACGTCGTCCCGGACTCGGACTTCCGGCAGCTCCGCGACCAGCTCCCCGAGAGCGACGACGAGGAGGGCTGGGGGAACCTCTTCGAGGTCGTGGACGCGGGCGGCTGGCGGGAGTCCGAGGGGGACCAGGCCGGAAGCGATCAGCCGTCCGGGTAG
- a CDS encoding MgtC/SapB family protein — protein sequence MVDPATDPLYRVVVRLGIAFGIGALIGFEREQAESAGSIAGSRTFPLFAIVGALVQAFFPSMLPVVLAALALALTVAYGARAWFERDVGLTTLTAALLTVVLGAMTMHSDRGVVVAVVVGGVVTVLLSAKGAIHEFAEGIDERERRASVKFILVVLVVYPLLPDRELDALLGLNPRFVWLMVVFVTALSFAGYVLSRVIGTERGIAVTGALGGFVSSTATTVSMAERTSEAASLSRICAFSTVIASAVMFPRALVEVAVVNRSLLPSVALPLGAMTVVGAVAAAALYWRATAESDLDADVENPFQLRPALFFGLVFAAVLLISETAHARLGASGVYATAFVSGLADVDAITLTLSRLAAEGEVSRPVATTGIVVGAIANTATKAGLAWLIGTRRHARLVTAALAAVSVVGLAVAVAV from the coding sequence ATGGTCGATCCGGCCACTGATCCGCTCTATCGCGTCGTGGTCCGCCTGGGAATCGCATTCGGCATCGGGGCACTCATCGGCTTCGAACGGGAACAGGCCGAGTCAGCCGGATCGATCGCGGGAAGCCGTACGTTCCCGCTGTTCGCGATCGTCGGTGCGCTGGTGCAGGCGTTCTTCCCGTCGATGCTCCCGGTCGTCCTGGCCGCCCTCGCGCTCGCGCTCACCGTGGCCTACGGGGCGAGAGCGTGGTTCGAGCGCGACGTCGGGCTCACGACGCTAACTGCCGCGCTCCTCACCGTCGTACTCGGGGCGATGACGATGCACTCGGACCGCGGCGTCGTCGTGGCGGTCGTCGTGGGCGGGGTCGTCACGGTCCTGCTCTCCGCGAAGGGAGCGATCCACGAGTTCGCCGAGGGGATCGACGAGCGGGAGCGCCGGGCGTCGGTCAAGTTCATCCTCGTCGTGCTGGTCGTCTACCCGCTGTTGCCCGACCGAGAACTCGACGCTCTGCTCGGACTCAACCCGCGGTTCGTCTGGCTCATGGTCGTCTTCGTCACCGCCCTGAGCTTCGCCGGGTACGTCCTGAGCCGGGTGATCGGCACCGAACGGGGGATCGCAGTGACTGGCGCGCTCGGCGGGTTCGTCTCCTCGACCGCGACGACGGTGTCGATGGCCGAACGGACGAGCGAGGCCGCGTCGCTCTCGCGGATCTGCGCCTTCTCGACCGTGATCGCGTCGGCCGTCATGTTCCCCCGGGCGCTCGTCGAGGTGGCCGTGGTCAACCGATCGCTCCTGCCGTCCGTCGCCCTCCCGCTCGGGGCTATGACCGTCGTTGGCGCCGTCGCCGCCGCCGCCCTCTACTGGCGAGCGACCGCAGAGTCGGACCTGGACGCCGACGTCGAGAACCCGTTTCAGCTGCGACCGGCGCTGTTCTTCGGACTCGTCTTCGCGGCGGTGCTGCTGATCTCCGAGACCGCTCACGCGCGACTGGGCGCGTCGGGCGTGTACGCGACGGCGTTCGTCTCCGGGCTCGCGGACGTCGACGCGATCACGCTCACGCTGAGCCGGCTCGCCGCGGAGGGGGAAGTGTCCCGGCCGGTCGCGACGACGGGGATCGTCGTCGGCGCCATCGCGAACACCGCGACGAAGGCCGGGCTCGCGTGGCTCATCGGCACTCGACGGCACGCTCGTCTCGTCACGGCCGCCCTCGCCGCCGTTTCGGTCGTCGGTCTCGCCGTCGCCGTGGCCGTGTAG
- a CDS encoding DUF7521 family protein, with translation MIPNVTATVMVIVLVIATVLVGGSIAYLAHRAARRSGSGPMYLFSYGFGVLTVGVAISGVLAVLFRLDAKEGLLIQGVFVLVGLGLLLRSLYLRTPRTHA, from the coding sequence ATGATTCCGAACGTCACCGCCACGGTCATGGTCATCGTCCTCGTGATCGCCACCGTCCTCGTGGGCGGATCCATCGCGTACCTCGCGCACCGCGCCGCGCGTCGGTCCGGTTCCGGACCGATGTACCTGTTCAGCTACGGGTTCGGCGTCCTGACGGTCGGCGTGGCCATCAGCGGCGTCCTGGCCGTCCTGTTCCGACTGGACGCGAAGGAGGGGCTGCTGATACAGGGCGTCTTCGTCCTCGTCGGCCTCGGCCTGCTGTTGCGGTCCCTGTACCTGCGCACGCCGCGGACGCACGCGTGA